A window of Tripterygium wilfordii isolate XIE 37 chromosome 7, ASM1340144v1, whole genome shotgun sequence contains these coding sequences:
- the LOC120002093 gene encoding polyadenylate-binding protein RBP47B-like isoform X3 codes for MQQANGGDQKPPPPSQQQHPWVPYQQQQQQQQWMAAMTYPAAAMAMMQQQMMMYPQHYMAYYQQQQQQQQYHQKQQSFQNQQQQPKSNEDVRTIWVGDLQHWMDETYLHSCFAHTGEVSSVKIIRNKQTGQPDGYGFVEFSSRATAEKILQSYNGSMMMPNTEHPFRLNWASFSAGDKRTDAAPDLSIFVGDLAPDVTDAMLQETFASRFSSIKGAKVVVDSNTGRSKGYGFVRFADENEKTRAMSEMNGVYCSSRPMRIGVATPKKSTGYQQQYSSQAVVLAGGHAANGSMGQGSQSDGELNNTTIFVGGVDSNVTEEDLRQPFSQFGEVVSVKIPVGKGCGFVQFDTRKSAEDALQSLNGTVIGNQTVRLSWGRSPGNKQWRGDSSNQWSGAYHGGQGYGGYGYSASSSQVPNL; via the exons ATGCAGCAAGCCAACGGAGGTGATCAAAAGCCACCACCTCCATCCCAGCAACAGCATCCGTGGGTTCCAtatcaacagcagcagcagcagcagcaatggATGGCGGCTATGACGTACCCGGCGGCCGCCATGGCTATGATGCAGCAACAGATGATGATGTACCCGCAGCATTACATGGCCTACtatcagcagcagcaacaacaacagcaataTCACCAAAAACAGCAAAGTTTTcaaaatcaacaacaacaaccgaAATCTAACGAAGATGTTAGAACTATCTGGGTCGGTGACCTTCAGCACTGGATGGATGAGACTTACCTCCATAGCTGCTTTGCACACACTGGAGAG GTTTCTTCTGTAAAAATTATACGCAATAAGCAAACTGGTCAACCCGATGGGTATGGATTTGTTGAATTTTCTTCTCGGGCAACAGCTGAGAAAATTTTGCAGAGCTATAATGGTTCTATGATGATGCCAAATACAGAGCACCCCTTCCGCCTGAATTGGGCAAGTTTTAGTGCGGGTGATAAGCGCACAGACGCTGCTCCTGATCTTTCCATTTTTGTAGGAGATTTGGCACCAGATGTGACTGATGCTATGTTGCAGGAAACCTTTGCTAGCAGATTTTCATCTATCAAAGGTGCAAAAGTTGTTGTTGATTCAAATACTGGACGTTCAAAGGGTTATGGCTTTGTTAGGTTTGCTGATGAAAATGAGAAGACTAGGGCCATGTCTGAGATGAATGGTGTTTATTGTTCAAGTAGGCCCATGCGCATAGGTGTTGCAACTCCAAAAAAATCAACTGGATATCAACAACAATATTCTTCACAAG CTGTGGTTTTGGCTGGCGGACATGCCGCAAACGGTTCGATGGGTCAAGGATCCCAATCTGATGGCGAGTTGAATAACACAACG ATTTTTGTTGGGGGAGTTGACTCTAATGTCACGGAGGAGGATCTTAGGCAGCCTTTTTCGCAGTTTGGTGAAGTTGTCTCTGTGAAGATACCAGTTGGAAAGGGATGtgggtttgtgcaatttgataccaG AAAAAGTGCTGAGGATGCACTGCAGAGTTTGAACGGTACAGTTATTGGCAATCAGACAGTTCGTCTTTCTTGGGGTCGCAGTCCTGGTAACAAGCAG TGGAGAGGAGATTCTAGTAACCAGTGGAGTGGTGCATACCATGGAGGGCAAGGCTACGGTGGCTATGGATACTCTGCTTCCTCAAGTCAGGTTCCTAATTTGTAG
- the LOC120002093 gene encoding polyadenylate-binding protein RBP47B-like isoform X1 gives MQQANGGDQKPPPPSQQQHPWVPYQQQQQQQQWMAAMTYPAAAMAMMQQQMMMYPQHYMAYYQQQQQQQQYHQKQQSFQNQQQQPKSNEDVRTIWVGDLQHWMDETYLHSCFAHTGEVSSVKIIRNKQTGQPDGYGFVEFSSRATAEKILQSYNGSMMMPNTEHPFRLNWASFSAGDKRTDAAPDLSIFVGDLAPDVTDAMLQETFASRFSSIKGAKVVVDSNTGRSKGYGFVRFADENEKTRAMSEMNGVYCSSRPMRIGVATPKKSTGYQQQYSSQAVVLAGGHAANGSMGQGSQSDGELNNTTIFVGGVDSNVTEEDLRQPFSQFGEVVSVKIPVGKGCGFVQFDTRKSAEDALQSLNGTVIGNQTVRLSWGRSPGNKQWRGGDSSNQWSGAYHGGQGYGGGYGYTASSNQVPNMYGTAAASGAS, from the exons ATGCAGCAAGCCAACGGAGGTGATCAAAAGCCACCACCTCCATCCCAGCAACAGCATCCGTGGGTTCCAtatcaacagcagcagcagcagcagcaatggATGGCGGCTATGACGTACCCGGCGGCCGCCATGGCTATGATGCAGCAACAGATGATGATGTACCCGCAGCATTACATGGCCTACtatcagcagcagcaacaacaacagcaataTCACCAAAAACAGCAAAGTTTTcaaaatcaacaacaacaaccgaAATCTAACGAAGATGTTAGAACTATCTGGGTCGGTGACCTTCAGCACTGGATGGATGAGACTTACCTCCATAGCTGCTTTGCACACACTGGAGAG GTTTCTTCTGTAAAAATTATACGCAATAAGCAAACTGGTCAACCCGATGGGTATGGATTTGTTGAATTTTCTTCTCGGGCAACAGCTGAGAAAATTTTGCAGAGCTATAATGGTTCTATGATGATGCCAAATACAGAGCACCCCTTCCGCCTGAATTGGGCAAGTTTTAGTGCGGGTGATAAGCGCACAGACGCTGCTCCTGATCTTTCCATTTTTGTAGGAGATTTGGCACCAGATGTGACTGATGCTATGTTGCAGGAAACCTTTGCTAGCAGATTTTCATCTATCAAAGGTGCAAAAGTTGTTGTTGATTCAAATACTGGACGTTCAAAGGGTTATGGCTTTGTTAGGTTTGCTGATGAAAATGAGAAGACTAGGGCCATGTCTGAGATGAATGGTGTTTATTGTTCAAGTAGGCCCATGCGCATAGGTGTTGCAACTCCAAAAAAATCAACTGGATATCAACAACAATATTCTTCACAAG CTGTGGTTTTGGCTGGCGGACATGCCGCAAACGGTTCGATGGGTCAAGGATCCCAATCTGATGGCGAGTTGAATAACACAACG ATTTTTGTTGGGGGAGTTGACTCTAATGTCACGGAGGAGGATCTTAGGCAGCCTTTTTCGCAGTTTGGTGAAGTTGTCTCTGTGAAGATACCAGTTGGAAAGGGATGtgggtttgtgcaatttgataccaG AAAAAGTGCTGAGGATGCACTGCAGAGTTTGAACGGTACAGTTATTGGCAATCAGACAGTTCGTCTTTCTTGGGGTCGCAGTCCTGGTAACAAGCAG TGGAGAGGAGGAGATTCTAGTAACCAGTGGAGTGGCGCATACCATGGAGGGCAAGGCTACGGTGGTGGCTATGGATACACTGCTTCCTCAAATCAGGTTCCTAATATGTATGGAACAGCTGCAGCTTCTGGTGCTTCATAA
- the LOC120002093 gene encoding polyadenylate-binding protein RBP47B-like isoform X2, which yields MQQANGGDQKPPPPSQQQHPWVPYQQQQQQQQWMAAMTYPAAAMAMMQQQMMMYPQHYMAYYQQQQQQQQYHQKQQSFQNQQQQPKSNEDVRTIWVGDLQHWMDETYLHSCFAHTGEVSSVKIIRNKQTGQPDGYGFVEFSSRATAEKILQSYNGSMMMPNTEHPFRLNWASFSAGDKRTDAAPDLSIFVGDLAPDVTDAMLQETFASRFSSIKGAKVVVDSNTGRSKGYGFVRFADENEKTRAMSEMNGVYCSSRPMRIGVATPKKSTGYQQQYSSQAVVLAGGHAANGSMGQGSQSDGELNNTTIFVGGVDSNVTEEDLRQPFSQFGEVVSVKIPVGKGCGFVQFDTRKSAEDALQSLNGTVIGNQTVRLSWGRSPGNKQWRGLLKNYNMQIIMVFHSRAFDFGMNKDSGQTNLCFLVCD from the exons ATGCAGCAAGCCAACGGAGGTGATCAAAAGCCACCACCTCCATCCCAGCAACAGCATCCGTGGGTTCCAtatcaacagcagcagcagcagcagcaatggATGGCGGCTATGACGTACCCGGCGGCCGCCATGGCTATGATGCAGCAACAGATGATGATGTACCCGCAGCATTACATGGCCTACtatcagcagcagcaacaacaacagcaataTCACCAAAAACAGCAAAGTTTTcaaaatcaacaacaacaaccgaAATCTAACGAAGATGTTAGAACTATCTGGGTCGGTGACCTTCAGCACTGGATGGATGAGACTTACCTCCATAGCTGCTTTGCACACACTGGAGAG GTTTCTTCTGTAAAAATTATACGCAATAAGCAAACTGGTCAACCCGATGGGTATGGATTTGTTGAATTTTCTTCTCGGGCAACAGCTGAGAAAATTTTGCAGAGCTATAATGGTTCTATGATGATGCCAAATACAGAGCACCCCTTCCGCCTGAATTGGGCAAGTTTTAGTGCGGGTGATAAGCGCACAGACGCTGCTCCTGATCTTTCCATTTTTGTAGGAGATTTGGCACCAGATGTGACTGATGCTATGTTGCAGGAAACCTTTGCTAGCAGATTTTCATCTATCAAAGGTGCAAAAGTTGTTGTTGATTCAAATACTGGACGTTCAAAGGGTTATGGCTTTGTTAGGTTTGCTGATGAAAATGAGAAGACTAGGGCCATGTCTGAGATGAATGGTGTTTATTGTTCAAGTAGGCCCATGCGCATAGGTGTTGCAACTCCAAAAAAATCAACTGGATATCAACAACAATATTCTTCACAAG CTGTGGTTTTGGCTGGCGGACATGCCGCAAACGGTTCGATGGGTCAAGGATCCCAATCTGATGGCGAGTTGAATAACACAACG ATTTTTGTTGGGGGAGTTGACTCTAATGTCACGGAGGAGGATCTTAGGCAGCCTTTTTCGCAGTTTGGTGAAGTTGTCTCTGTGAAGATACCAGTTGGAAAGGGATGtgggtttgtgcaatttgataccaG AAAAAGTGCTGAGGATGCACTGCAGAGTTTGAACGGTACAGTTATTGGCAATCAGACAGTTCGTCTTTCTTGGGGTCGCAGTCCTGGTAACAAGCAG TGGAGAGgccttttaaaaaattataacatGCAAATAATCATGGTCTTCCATTCCAGGGCATTTGACTTTGGGATGAACAAAGATTCTGGTCAGACAAACCTATGTTTTCTGGTGTGTGATTAA
- the LOC120001447 gene encoding nodulation protein H-like, which produces MADDLSCFSKDSFLIKGPKNSPLVLRLIVLMFAMVCGVYICSICLKQIGTNNTAGFLTVEPIQKPCPEPNIEPWEVPYVHYPKPKTFSRAECDCKPVRYFAILSMQRSGSGWFETLLNSHTNISSNGEIFSNKIRRSNVSMIVKTLDQVYNLDWLSSASKNECTAAIGLKWMLNQGVMQHHKEIVEYFKTQGVSAIFLFRRNLLRRMISILANLYDREAKLLNGTHKSHVHSPNEAEILASYKPLINTTLLLPNLRQVEETTAKALEYFNSTRHIIVFYEDIVKNRTKLIDVQEFLRVPHKNLRSRQVKIHKGSLQNHVQNWDDIQKALKGTPYESFLHGDYRK; this is translated from the exons ATGGCTGACGATCTAAGCTGCTTCTCCAAG GATTCTTTCCTCATAAAAGGTCCAAAGAATTCTCCCTTGGTGTTGAGGTTGATTGTCTTAATGTTTGCAATGGTTTGTGGTGTGTATATATGCTCAATTTGCCTAAAGCAAATTGGAACCAACAATACAGCTGGGTTCCTGACGGTTGAACCGATACAAAAACCGTGTCCAGAACCTAACATTGAACCCTGGGAAGTACCATATGTTCACTATCCAAAACCGAAAACTTTTAGCAG GGCTGAATGTGACTGCAAACCTGTACGATATTTTGCCATTTTGTCAATGCAGCGATCTGGGAGTGGGTGGTTTGAGACATTATTGAATAGCCATACTAACATAAGCTCGAACGGGGAAATTTTTTCTAATAAAATTAGGAGGAGTAATGTTTCAATGATTGTGAAGACTTTGGACCAAGTTTACAATCTAGACTGGTTGAGTAGTGCCTCTAAGAACGAGTGCACAGCTGCTATAGGCTTGAAGTGGATGCTTAATCAG GGTGTGATGCAACATCATAAAGAAATTGTAGAGTACTTCAAAACTCAGGGTGTTTCAGCCATTTTTCTATTCCGGCGAAATCTTCTGCGCAGGATGATTTCAATACTCGCAAATTTATATGATCGGGAGGCTAAGCTATTAAATGGGACGCACAAGTCTCATGTACATTCTCCCAACGAG GCAGAGATACTTGCAAGCTACAAGCCTCTGATCAATACAACATTGCTGTTGCCCAATCTGAGGCAGGTGGAAGAGACAACTGCCAAAGCTTTGGAGTACTTCAACAGCACACGGCATATTATCGTATTCTATGAGGATATAGTCAAAAACCGCACT AAATTAATAGATGTTCAAGAATTTCTAAGGGTTCCGCACAAAAACTTGAGGAGTCGTCAAGTGAAGATACATAAAGGGTCTCTACAAAACCATGTTCAAAACTGGGATGATATTCAGAAGGCGCTTAAAGGAACCCCTTACGAAAGTTTCCTCCATGGCGATTATCGAAAGTAA
- the LOC120001417 gene encoding probable carboxylesterase 2, producing METQIVFQIGSHFRAFKDGHIERFFGTDIVPASTGTTVSTKDVQIVPETGVSARVFIPNSVNPDQKLPLLVYFHGGAFLVGSPFCAEYHNFVSSLVAQANVVAVSIEYRLAPENPVPIAYEDSWAALKWVASHDGGVGHESWLTDYADFSRVFVAGDSAGANIAHNMALQAGLGQDLCGVKLSGICLIHPYFERKGADSVNECWAYVCPTTSGINDTRINPFVDSRLCMLGCGKVLVCIAEKDFLRGRGLSYYETLKETSWAGEVEIFETEGEKHVFHLFNPGCDKAVALLNRLSSFLNQIS from the coding sequence ATGGAAACCCAGATAGTATTCCAGATTGGTTCCCATTTCCGAGCATTCAAAGATGGTCATATTGAGAGATTCTTTGGCACAGACATAGTTCCTGCATCAACAGGCACTACCGTCTCAACCAAGGATGTCCAGATTGTGCCAGAAACAGGGGTCTCAGCGCGCGTATTCATCCCAAACTCAGTCAATCCAGATCAAAAGCTGCCTCTCCTGGTCTATTTTCATGGCGGAGCGTTCCTCGTTGGTTCACCATTTTGTGCTGAATATCACAACTTTGTTTCTTCACTGGTAGCCCAAGCCAATGTCGTCGCTGTGTCTATTGAATACAGATTAGCTCCAGAAAACCCTGTCCCTATAGCATATGAAGACTCATGGGCTGCACTCAAATGGGTTGCTTCACATGATGGCGGTGTAGGCCATGAATCTTGGCTCACAGATTATGCTGATTTCAGCCGAGTTTTCGTCGCCGGCGACAGCGCAGGAGCCAACATTGCTCACAATATGGCACTCCAAGCAGGACTAGGACAAGATCTGTGTGGGGTGAAGTTATCTGGGATTTGCTTGATTCACCCTTATTTTGAGAGAAAAGGTGCAGATTCTGTGAATGAATGCTGGGCCTATGTTTGTCCAACAACGAGTGGGATTAATGACACAAGAATTAACCCATTTGTGGACTCTAGATTGTGTATGCTGGGCTGTGGTAAGGTCTTGGTTTGCATTGCTGAGAAAGATTTTTTGAGAGGGAGAGGGTTGTCTTACTATGAGACATTGAAGGAGACTAGCTGGGCTGGAGAGGTGGAGATTTTTGAGACTGAAGGGGAAAAACATGTTTTCCACTTGTTCAACCCAGGTTGTGATAAGGCTGTGGCTTTGTTGAATAGGTTGTCTTCTTTCTTAAATCAAATTAGTTAG